The window CCCGTCGGATGGCTCGTCGCCTCAAGGTTTTCGCCGGTCCCGAGCATAACCATTCGGCCCAGCAACCCGTGGAGTTGGCTCTCGATTAACCTCTTCAGGTAGAAGGAACTAGCATGAGCGATACTCAGGAAATCTGGGCCACGGGTCGTCGCAAGACCGCCGTCGCCCGGGTCAAGCTCCTCCCCGGTTCAGGCAAGGTTCACTGCAACGGCCGTGAACTCGACGAGTACTTCCCCCGCCGCTCCTGGCGGCTGGCCGTCCGTCGTCCCTTGACGACCGTGGAGGCCGAGGACCGTTTCGACATCCACGCCAACCTCACCGGCGGCGGGCTGACCGGACAGGCCGACGCCCTGATGCTGGGGATCGCCCGGGCCC of the Candidatus Coatesbacteria bacterium genome contains:
- the rpsI gene encoding 30S ribosomal protein S9, whose protein sequence is MSDTQEIWATGRRKTAVARVKLLPGSGKVHCNGRELDEYFPRRSWRLAVRRPLTTVEAEDRFDIHANLTGGGLTGQADALMLGIARALEKHDPELRQVLKDHGLLRRDARAKERKKYGRRGARASFQFSKR